AAAATCCTATCCTCAACCAAACAGCTCATGAATTGCACACCTGTCGACCTTCTGGTTGTGCCATTTGTTGACTGACGACAAAAGTAAATTCCGATAAACTTGGTTACTTTCTCCCTTGTGCGAAGTAACCATGTTTTATCTATCTGCTGTCACCCTACTATGGGCATTCTCTTTCAGCCTGATCGGCGTTTATCTTTCCGGTCAGGTTGATTCTTGGTTTGCGGTACTGATGCGTATTGCTCTCGCCAGCCTCGTCTTTCTGCCATTTCTCAAATTCAAAAACATATCAGGCAAGCTGATCATTAAATTAATGGCGATTGGCGGCATCCAACTCGGATTGATGTATTGTTTCTATTACCAATCCTTCCTACTACTGACGGTTCCCGAAGTATTGCTGTTTACCGTATTTACTCCCATCTATGTCACCTTGATTTATGACTTACTCAAAGGGAGATTCTCACCTTGGTATTTGGTGACCGCTCTCATCGCGGTGGCAGGCGCAGCCATTATTAAGTTCTCCGGCATTAACCAAAACTTCGTTTTAGGATTTCTCGTGGTGCAAGGAGCTAACCTTTGCTTCGCCATTGGCCAAGTGGGCTACAAATATGTAATGGAAAAAGAAGCCGCTGAGATTCCACAACGCACGATATTTGGCTATTTCTATCTCGGCGCTCTCGTTGTTGCGTCAGTTGCCTTTTTACTAATGGGTAACCTAAATAAACTGCCAACTACGGCTACACAATGGGGTATTTTGATCTATCTTGGCGTCATTGCTTCGGGTCTAGGCTACTTTGTGTGGAATAAGGGCGCCTGCTTAGTCAACGCAGGCGCGTTAGCTATCATGAATAACGCACTGGTTCCGGCAGGGCTTATCGTTAATATTCTGATTTGGAATCGAGATGTGGACTACCCTCGCCTTATTCTTGGGGGCATTGTTATCCTGTTTTCATTGTGGGCCAACGAAACTTGGATAAAACGCCTAGCGCAAAAAAGTTACGCGCGTTCAAATTGATAGGTTTACAGCAAAAAGCCGCTTGATAGCGGCTTTTTTCAATCCAAATTAATGCATCGGTACTGGTTCTTGCTGAACAACACCTAAACTGTTTTTTGCTGTTAGCTGATTGAATTTATTATTTAATTGGGTTTGTTTACGCACCAGTTTTTGCTGCTTTTTGTACACTTTTGCCAATTTCTTCTGCAACTTCTTCTGTTGCTTAAGTGCTTTTTTCGCCTTTTTCAAACTGATATTGAGCGGCATTTCATCCGTAATAAAATCCAAACCTAATATCGGCGCGTTATACGATGTCTCTTTACTACGTTCAATCTTCTGCGGCTTACATAAGTTGCCTTTCTCTTTCGAAGACCGAGCACAAGAGCGACAAACATAGTTTGGCGCTTCCACTAGACGATAGATTTCACCAAGTGAACTCGCGATATCGCGGCGATTCATTTTACAAAAACGGGTTGTCATCTTTACTCTCACTCCATGCTCACTTGGCAAGTCATTAAGACTAATCTTCTTTCATCGCAGACAACACATACACATCAAAACGGTTTTTCTTCGTCTCAATCGCCATGGTCGGTTTGTGTTGATTCAACCATTCTGCGTAATCTGGACGCTTTACGACCACACGTTTTGTCGCGAGTGCTAGAGCGGGCTCTAACAGACCATCCGCATCATTATCGGCACCAACCAGTGATTGAAAGACTCGCATCTCTTTTTTCACTAAGGCAGATTTCTTTTTGCCTTCTGGATGTGGATACATAGGATCAAGATAGACCACATCTGGACGAGCAAAATTCGGGTCTCGAGCAAGTTGGTGTAATGCATCATGGCTTGATGCATGGATTAAATTCACTCGTTCTTGCACCCAAGCACCGATCTCAGGGTCTTGCTTGGCTCTTTGTAAGCCATCATCAAGCAACGCGGCAACAACCGGATGACGTTCCACCAGCTGCACTTTACAGCCCAACGACGCCAGTACAAAAGCATCACGGCCAAGGCCTGCCGTACCATCTAACACAGTCGGCATAACGCCTTTATTTAAGCCAGCAGCTTTAGCTATCGCCTGCCCTTTACCACCACCAAACTTACGGCGGTGTGCAACGGCCCCAGTGACCCAATCAACATAGATTGCGCCAAGCTTAGGCTCGTCCAATTTGCGTAACTCAAGTCGCTCGTCTGTCAGCACTAAAGCAAAAAGGCTCTGGCTCGAATGTTCAAGCTTCCAGCGTGTCGCCAAAAGGTCTAATTCACCTTGACGCTCAGGTGCTTCAGCAATCAGTTGTATCTGCAAAAAATGGACTCCAAACTCGGGGCTAGTAACGGCGCAATTTTAGCGGATTTTGCTAGGAATACCTACACTTCGCAAAGAAAGTTCCATACACAGCCAACGCTCACACGTAACATCAAGAAAATGAGAATATAAACGCTAATTGATATTACTCTTTTCTAGGAGATGTTAAGATAATGAAACCGGTTGTTGTTCGAGAAGAGAAAAGGATATGACGAGCCCTGTAGCTGCGATAAAACTTGATGATTTAGACAGAGCTATTCTAAAGATCTTAATGGACGATGCTCGAACACCCTACGCTGAAATGGCCAAACAGTTTAACGTTAGCCCCGCCACAATCCACGTGCGTATCGAGAAAATGAAATCTTCCGATATTATTCAAGGTACAGAGGTGGTGGTAAATACAAAAAAACTCGGTTACGACGTTTGCTGCTTTATTGGTATTAACCTTAACGCAGCCCGTGATTACCATTCTGCTTTGACAAAACTTAATGCTTTAGATGAAGTGGTAGAAGCCTACTACACCACTGGTGCTTATAATATCTTTGTCAAATTAATGTGTCGCTCTATCGAAGAACTTCAACATGTACTTATCGATAAATTACAAGCAATTGATGAAGTGCAATCAACAGAAACATTAATTTCATTACAAAATCCAATTAATCGGAATGTAAATCCTTAAAAAAGCCCCAATTTATATTTGGGGCCAATCATTATATTTAAATTAATTAAATTATTTATTCAGATATTTTAATAATTCTTCAGCTGATATGCCTTGTTGTGCTAGTTCTTTTGCCAGAACATCAACTTGTTCGTTTTTACGTGAATCAATTACTTGTTGAAATTGATAAACCAGATCACGTAGGACGCTAATAGGTACTTGTTTTGCCGCACTGCGAATACGTTCACTACTTTGGTTGCCCAATTCACTAAGTAGTTTGCCAAACATAACCTTTTCTGGAGACTCATCAAGTTGTTCTAAAATTCGAGCCATTTCATAGGTTGTAAGAGACA
This genomic window from Vibrio tritonius contains:
- a CDS encoding carboxylate/amino acid/amine transporter codes for the protein MFYLSAVTLLWAFSFSLIGVYLSGQVDSWFAVLMRIALASLVFLPFLKFKNISGKLIIKLMAIGGIQLGLMYCFYYQSFLLLTVPEVLLFTVFTPIYVTLIYDLLKGRFSPWYLVTALIAVAGAAIIKFSGINQNFVLGFLVVQGANLCFAIGQVGYKYVMEKEAAEIPQRTIFGYFYLGALVVASVAFLLMGNLNKLPTTATQWGILIYLGVIASGLGYFVWNKGACLVNAGALAIMNNALVPAGLIVNILIWNRDVDYPRLILGGIVILFSLWANETWIKRLAQKSYARSN
- a CDS encoding class I SAM-dependent methyltransferase: MQIQLIAEAPERQGELDLLATRWKLEHSSQSLFALVLTDERLELRKLDEPKLGAIYVDWVTGAVAHRRKFGGGKGQAIAKAAGLNKGVMPTVLDGTAGLGRDAFVLASLGCKVQLVERHPVVAALLDDGLQRAKQDPEIGAWVQERVNLIHASSHDALHQLARDPNFARPDVVYLDPMYPHPEGKKKSALVKKEMRVFQSLVGADNDADGLLEPALALATKRVVVKRPDYAEWLNQHKPTMAIETKKNRFDVYVLSAMKED
- the asnC gene encoding transcriptional regulator AsnC, which produces MTSPVAAIKLDDLDRAILKILMDDARTPYAEMAKQFNVSPATIHVRIEKMKSSDIIQGTEVVVNTKKLGYDVCCFIGINLNAARDYHSALTKLNALDEVVEAYYTTGAYNIFVKLMCRSIEELQHVLIDKLQAIDEVQSTETLISLQNPINRNVNP
- the tsrA gene encoding H-NS-like global regulator TsrA — translated: MSLTTYEMARILEQLDESPEKVMFGKLLSELGNQSSERIRSAAKQVPISVLRDLVYQFQQVIDSRKNEQVDVLAKELAQQGISAEELLKYLNK